Below is a genomic region from Culicoides brevitarsis isolate CSIRO-B50_1 chromosome 2, AGI_CSIRO_Cbre_v1, whole genome shotgun sequence.
tttttctaaaatttagttatttttgagaaaataaaagaaatgaagTTTTCCCtggatttgaattaatttctcgaaattaaattatttgaaaattttcaaaattatgtagaattttcccattttttcaagatttttctcgttttcgtttaaaaatcttcgaaaTCCCTCACTTTTCAGTATGATCTTCGCCGTCCCAGCATTTGTGAATGAGACCATTTGTTAGTAGATGTCCCATAACTGGACAAAAATCCTACCCCTGAACTCCGCAGAAatcaaaacacaaacaaaaacaaaatttctgatggaaatttgaaaataaaacttacatgTGATGAAAATCACTctcaaataagaaaaaaaatgattaaaaatcatcCAGCAGACTGTGATATTACAGAAGTGTCGAGCAAAAAATCTCGACTGCCTCGAAAAATTTACcgaaaactcttaaaaaaggCGCAAAGAAGGCGGAAGAGACAAAAATTGGCTCAAAAACGAGACGaggaacaaaaacttttagaagCTGATCCACTTTTTCAACAGAAACAACGTGAAAAATTAGCTTTGGACCTCGCTCGTGAAGAATCTGAACGCGAATCCCGTCGAATACAGGAAGAAAAGTGGCtggaaacagaaaaaatgtttcaatctAAAATCGCTGAGGCGCGAAAACGTCAAGAAGAGTTCAACCAACGACAAATGGAACTGCTTCGTGAGGAGGAACGTCGTCGTGCTGCGTTACGTAAGGAAAAAGAAGACCGAGAACGTCGAGAGCAACTCGCCTTCGAGACATATCAACAACAAATTGAATCTTACACTACAGGAATTCGCGAAGAAATCCCCGATTTGCTTCAAAACGCCGCTCAAACCAATCCGGGACGCGAAACTTGcggatttttcttgaaaaccaGCGTTTGTCGGTATGGCGATGCCTGCGTGAAAAACCACATCAAACCCGGAATCAGCAAAATCCTGTTGATACGAAACTTTTTCACGCATATTCGACTCGATCAAGCCCCAAACACGGAATATGGCGGAGATTTACACTTCGAATACGAGGATGGGGAGCTGCAAAAAGCGTATGATGACTTTTATTACGACACCGTGCACGAAATCGAGAAATTCGGGGAGATAGAGAATTTTGTGACAGCCAAGCAGGCAGCACCGCACTTCCGGGGGAACGTTTGGGTGGAATTTAAGGACCAACGAGATGCGTTACGGGCTTTTCAGGGACTAATTGGACGATTTTACGGTGGCAAGCAACTAACAATTGAGTTTTCGGGGATACCGAATTTCGTACAAGCACTTTGTGGTACGTTGATGATCGGCATCTGAAGTGACTTGTATCCTTTTTccaaagaaatttgatttttaatgttttttttgtaacttttttcaagCGAATTTTACTCAATTATCTTGATATTCGTCACAGGCAAGTCTTTTCGCAAGTGTTGCAACCAAGGATCGAACTGCAATTTCATTCACATGTTCAAGAATCCAGGAGTGAGGCACAAAATTGACGCATTTTGGCTTCAAATGCAATGGGAAATGCTGAAAAAGAAACAACGGACTTCTGAAAGGACTGAAATTTCGTAAGTTTTTCATAGAAATCGCCTAAAAATgagtttaaatgttttttttgtagtacCTGGGACGAGCCCGAAGACAAAAACGCGGAAAAACGTCACTGGCGATGGTCCGAAAGTCCGGAGCGCCGAACAAAGAACACGGAAGTAGAATCACCACCGAAAAAGAGACCGACCAAAGATAAAGAGACCCGCGATAAGCATCATAAACACAAGAAAAGTCGTTATAAATAacgttttgattaaataaaatggacTAATCTTTCTTCCAAATCGCTTATTAAAgctattaaattcaaattgaaaaccGGAGCTGGTGAATGATAAATTTCGGCAGATAGCGGATATATCACAattagcagcagcagcagaacGAGTCTTCATGAGGCCAGTTGCGCACTCAAACAAGCCACAAAAACTCGTTTTCAATTCTAGTCTCAGAACATTTTCGATCCACACAGCGACATttacatataaaaatgttttgtattCCAGTCGTGtgttttggatatttttcgtGAAGGTGCGTTTTTGAGGGTCATCTCAGGTTAAtgatatgtttttattttttttttcgtatgctCGTCGcggatttgtttttttttccttcgtaaatgataaatttatatcagacgaagcaagaaaaaaatacaaaagtgcCTGGTACCATTTGTTCTAAAAGCAGAAcgttctaacaaaaaaaaaactttaaaaaattctaaatccGTAATCATCAATCGTTGTCGTGTGACTCGAAAAATAGATCATCCTCATGATTTGACAGAGTGCTCGAAAGTAAAAGTCCTCCTAAATCAAGTTTATTGCCACCCACATTGCGAAGTTTGTTTTAAAGATCTTTTTTTCGAAAggcagtttttattatttaatgctGTGGTGGTATTGacgagaaataaataaaaacaggaTTTGTACCTAAAGATAGTCCCACGCGAAGAATCGATCCGTTCTTGAAACGTTACAATGTGTGTGAAGCATTCGTGCGACAACATTTTTCGATTGTGGTGTACGGTTTGAGAGCGGTAACACGAGCCTCTAACGATAACatgtttttatgtgaaatatgTCGTCGTTTTAATTGGGATTcatttgagcgcatttttatcaaaaataaaaataataatgttttatttcacTGCATAACAGGCAAAAATCCTTGGACAATCTTATAACAATATATTCAAGGCTTCACAATCCTGCCATCCTTCCTGTTGACCTAGATTGGTAAGGTTGTACATTCTAGTAGTCGCAAGAGATAACAAGATACAAGacaagaacaaaaattcaccAGCGATTGGTCAagccaaattattttttttcctttacctCAAAGACGATGAGATTCAAACCAATCATCTGATTTTAGAGCCATTTGCTTGATTCTGATCCTTGAaactccaaaaataaaatatccatCCTGTGAAACTGTCAAATTTGAGGTAAGcgcttttacatttttggtcaaaattcgataaatttcttaaaaaaatttcttgctaAATTTCTTGCTTTATTTagacttattattttatgttaatttttttctaatatttttttcttttttttagtgttaGAATATTCAGGTTAAAACATTagcaaaaattgtacaaaatgtgaataaaaagtggtaaaaaatgtaaacttaCCTACATGCCCACAATATAAAATGCCCACTTAGTAGCAAGGATTTTAAAACTCATCTATATCCAGAAGCGCAATCCTATATGTACTGGCTCATTTTCCTGTTGTTTAACAGAAAGTTCAAGGGACCTCTAAACATTACTATAACTATGATGATTACCATGATTAGAGTATAAAAGGAAGTTGAAACATTTAATAGTTATtcagttaataaa
It encodes:
- the LOC134828664 gene encoding U2 small nuclear ribonucleoprotein auxiliary factor 35 kDa subunit-related protein 2 codes for the protein MIKNHPADCDITEVSSKKSRLPRKIYRKLLKKAQRRRKRQKLAQKRDEEQKLLEADPLFQQKQREKLALDLAREESERESRRIQEEKWLETEKMFQSKIAEARKRQEEFNQRQMELLREEERRRAALRKEKEDRERREQLAFETYQQQIESYTTGIREEIPDLLQNAAQTNPGRETCGFFLKTSVCRYGDACVKNHIKPGISKILLIRNFFTHIRLDQAPNTEYGGDLHFEYEDGELQKAYDDFYYDTVHEIEKFGEIENFVTAKQAAPHFRGNVWVEFKDQRDALRAFQGLIGRFYGGKQLTIEFSGIPNFVQALCGKSFRKCCNQGSNCNFIHMFKNPGVRHKIDAFWLQMQWEMLKKKQRTSERTEISTWDEPEDKNAEKRHWRWSESPERRTKNTEVESPPKKRPTKDKETRDKHHKHKKSRYK